A genomic region of Burkholderia humptydooensis contains the following coding sequences:
- a CDS encoding methyl-accepting chemotaxis protein gives MFSKIKLASGLLGVLVVFCLFLIAVEGLGFWSLSASRSNVDDLSNVAIKQVDATTVATQHMLDARTNLSRASTRMVKGDPMPTETLQHVRDQLALADRAFAAFTAAPTISAENTERAAALTERYRKYHAALVDLAQFLESNNMQAFLDQPTQQIQDAYLGELRTFSEFSGRTSEHALGMIDTGMRWFETVGAVLLALMFACIAGIYAVARRAVVAPLAQTGVHFEQIAQGRLDGRVAPHGIHEIERLLRGLAEMQASVAGTVRVVRNASNAIHLGAAEIASGNADLSARTSSQAASLEQTAASMEELTATVRQNSDSARAASALADDALRTTKNGGAIVDDVIDKMHGIARSSGRIAEIIAVIDGIAFQTNILALNAAVEAARAGEEGRGFAVVAGEVRALAQRSAQSAKEIKLLIEESVTQIDGGSELVERAGEAMRSVSASIERVAQTMAEITAASIEQSAGIEQVNQAVTQMEQLTQQNAALVEEVAAAAGSLNEQTEQLQQSVSVFELGDARERRPAGGAALAGAGAPQLAGA, from the coding sequence ATGTTCAGCAAAATCAAGCTCGCATCCGGCCTGCTCGGCGTGCTCGTCGTCTTCTGCCTGTTTCTGATCGCGGTCGAGGGGCTCGGCTTCTGGTCGCTGTCCGCGTCGCGCAGCAATGTCGACGATCTATCCAACGTCGCGATCAAGCAGGTCGACGCGACGACCGTCGCGACCCAGCACATGCTCGACGCTCGCACCAACCTGTCGCGCGCCAGCACGCGGATGGTGAAGGGCGATCCGATGCCCACCGAGACGCTCCAGCACGTGCGCGACCAGCTCGCGCTCGCCGATCGCGCGTTCGCCGCCTTCACGGCCGCGCCGACGATCAGCGCCGAGAACACCGAGCGCGCGGCGGCGCTCACCGAGCGCTACCGCAAGTACCACGCGGCGCTCGTCGATCTCGCGCAGTTCCTCGAATCCAACAACATGCAGGCGTTTCTCGATCAGCCGACGCAGCAGATCCAGGACGCGTATCTCGGCGAGTTGCGCACGTTCTCCGAATTCAGCGGCCGCACGAGCGAGCACGCGCTCGGCATGATCGACACCGGGATGCGCTGGTTCGAGACGGTCGGCGCGGTGCTGCTCGCGCTGATGTTCGCATGCATCGCGGGGATCTACGCCGTCGCGCGGCGCGCGGTGGTCGCGCCGCTCGCGCAGACGGGCGTGCATTTCGAGCAGATCGCGCAAGGCCGCCTCGACGGGAGGGTGGCGCCGCACGGCATCCACGAAATCGAGCGGCTGCTGCGCGGGCTCGCCGAGATGCAGGCGAGCGTCGCGGGCACCGTGCGCGTCGTGCGCAACGCGTCGAACGCGATCCACCTCGGCGCGGCCGAGATCGCGAGCGGCAACGCGGACCTGTCCGCGCGCACGTCGAGCCAGGCCGCGTCGCTCGAGCAAACGGCGGCGAGCATGGAGGAGCTGACCGCCACCGTGCGGCAGAACAGCGACAGTGCGCGCGCGGCGAGCGCGCTCGCCGACGACGCGCTGCGAACGACGAAGAACGGCGGCGCGATCGTCGACGACGTGATCGACAAGATGCACGGCATCGCGCGCAGCTCGGGCCGGATCGCGGAGATCATCGCGGTGATCGACGGGATCGCATTCCAGACCAACATCCTCGCGCTGAACGCGGCCGTCGAGGCGGCGCGCGCGGGCGAGGAGGGGCGCGGCTTCGCGGTGGTCGCGGGCGAGGTGCGCGCGCTCGCGCAGCGCAGCGCGCAGTCGGCCAAGGAGATCAAGCTGCTGATCGAGGAATCGGTCACGCAGATCGACGGCGGCTCCGAACTCGTCGAGCGCGCGGGCGAGGCGATGCGCTCGGTGTCCGCGTCGATCGAGCGGGTCGCGCAGACGATGGCCGAGATCACGGCCGCATCGATCGAGCAGAGCGCGGGGATCGAGCAGGTCAACCAGGCGGTCACGCAGATGGAGCAACTGACGCAGCAGAACGCGGCGCTCGTCGAGGAAGTCGCGGCGGCGGCCGGCTCGCTCAACGAGCAAACCGAGCAGTTGCAGCAGTCGGTCTCGGTGTTCGAGCTCGGCGACGCGCGCGAGCGCCGGCCCGCCGGCGGCGCGGCGCTCGCCGGCGCGGGCGCGCCGCAGCTCGCGGGCGCATAG